One genomic window of Neisseria sp. oral taxon 014 str. F0314 includes the following:
- a CDS encoding phage tail protein: MAETFRWRVTSDAKATHKFNVRSVQFGDGYEQRQLKSLRPKLRSWDIKVVGQKALIGEIKAFFDARGGVEPFNWRPPEGGTALVKVSEYTETSKGGKVYELGCTFEEVLA, translated from the coding sequence ATGGCTGAAACATTCCGTTGGAGGGTTACGTCGGATGCCAAGGCGACGCATAAATTTAATGTCCGTTCAGTCCAGTTTGGCGACGGTTACGAACAGCGGCAGTTAAAATCGTTGCGTCCGAAGTTGAGGAGTTGGGATATTAAAGTGGTAGGTCAAAAGGCTTTGATTGGTGAAATCAAAGCCTTTTTTGATGCCCGCGGCGGCGTTGAGCCGTTCAACTGGCGGCCGCCGGAAGGTGGTACGGCACTGGTCAAGGTGTCCGAATACACGGAAACGTCTAAGGGCGGTAAAGTGTATGAATTGGGTTGTACGTTTGAAGAGGTGCTGGCATGA
- a CDS encoding C40 family peptidase yields the protein MMDLEVLNDDVRQMILDCAEEERPSEMCGVVVFNYDGFEFLHLKNVADRPSETFEISADAWLAAERAGEVAAVVHSHPAGEPFLSGADRQMQVHTGLPWILVTAGRLKLFRCVPHLRGRQFEYGKADCFTLIRDAFHLAGIDFRDHERTNIDRDAAADSFVRNLPDGGFSRVSDGTLQAGDVILTATGGHASHAMLYLGGDWILHHAYNQLSCRVPYTNYWAHVTHSVWRHRDWQPEMIAAIENDLLHRVDP from the coding sequence ATGATGGACTTAGAAGTTTTGAACGATGACGTCCGACAGATGATTTTGGATTGCGCCGAGGAAGAGCGGCCATCTGAAATGTGTGGGGTCGTTGTTTTTAATTATGACGGCTTTGAATTCCTGCATCTTAAAAACGTTGCGGATAGGCCGTCTGAAACTTTTGAAATTTCCGCCGATGCATGGCTTGCGGCGGAACGTGCCGGCGAAGTGGCGGCGGTGGTGCATTCCCATCCGGCCGGAGAGCCGTTTTTGTCCGGTGCGGACAGGCAGATGCAGGTTCATACCGGCCTGCCGTGGATACTGGTTACGGCAGGCCGTCTGAAACTGTTTCGGTGCGTTCCGCATTTGCGCGGGCGGCAGTTTGAATACGGCAAAGCCGACTGTTTCACGCTGATACGCGATGCGTTTCATCTGGCAGGGATTGATTTCCGCGACCACGAACGAACCAATATAGACCGCGACGCAGCGGCGGATTCGTTTGTCCGCAATCTGCCCGACGGCGGATTTTCCAGAGTGTCGGACGGAACGTTGCAGGCTGGAGATGTGATTTTAACCGCTACCGGCGGCCATGCTTCCCATGCCATGCTGTACTTGGGTGGCGATTGGATTTTGCATCATGCCTATAATCAATTAAGCTGCCGTGTGCCATATACGAACTACTGGGCGCACGTTACCCATAGCGTTTGGCGTCATCGGGATTGGCAGCCGGAAATGATTGCGGCTATTGAGAATGATTTGTTGCATAGGGTGGACCCATGA
- a CDS encoding phage tail length tape measure family protein has product MNNETKIYITADSEGVDKGVAKAKKSIKSLGDTAQTEGKRVSDGLGQGVGGASETAAATETATKSMARSLKSLENAIRRDIAVKIAGGKATREYYEALANQRGLDVSRLNPLLSQLDRYNVKTNRATLTVGQFNNALRQTPAQIADIVTQLAGGQSPFLIMLQQGGQLRDMYGGFGGMFKGLSTIITPSRLAVTGLAGGVAALGYAMYQGMEESQEYRKALILAGDAAGITANRMQDIAVSVGNATGGYADARAAITALVSSGKVGAENYEQFTRAITLQAQATGQSIDDLVKKYVEIAKDPLQAVVALSANYRTMTADVYAQVKALQAQGREQEAVALVQRKFAAESEEMSARVLENLGAIERGWKSIKETASATWDALKSIGRDETKIDRLAALNSTIQQIEESKRNPVNSLFWSERGERRLQAFYAERAKLQAEINRENAAAEEAKRRQAQIQSSTEASARLAHSAEAGIPKRILLERELAKIEKDKLEALKGANSELAKRQILQDAEYARAAALERFKEKTPKAKKQADPLRSLSDNQKRLYGLAKSAGEDPAKWLALYEIESASGRRLENKKSGALGHFQIMPQYLHDYGISRAGTKDLATSFNAVRRHHRIGSASLQRALGRELTAGEYYLGHQQGWGGAKALLTNLDKNVVDALSTIMKRGRAVAAVTQNGGQVSMTARQFAEKWVSQANRLQEQFAQKGFGSLDAGGGAYLHDLAETAFDKWQQKFTEGQEKIRVQAALTAAHVGKSFKYQLELMSNPEFANFTETQRQTALEMAKAADAQEDLTAATKKYADISKEMSKNTREKLEDKLFEISLIGKTREEIEKLTLARLWDKQIAQAQKDGAPAASIAQLERGKADSIGSLSQMQSAQKAVANDWQGGIKSGIQSYIDSFGTMRQSMENDTVQTFDKMGDALADFVATGKLDFRNLTVSILQDLSKMLIKMAIVNAMKSALGGYADGGVVGGGTQFDALFSSGGYTGAGGKYEPAGIVHKGEVVFSQQDVRNHGGVAAVERLRLKGYADGGAVGLPPVLAGRFGGSGGGNMQVNITINRSGAAESSAEGDTEMAKKLAEALPGMVEQWYLKNVYRENGTYHK; this is encoded by the coding sequence ATGAATAACGAAACCAAGATTTATATCACTGCTGATTCCGAAGGTGTGGACAAAGGCGTAGCGAAGGCGAAAAAATCAATTAAATCGCTGGGCGATACGGCGCAAACTGAAGGAAAGAGGGTTTCAGACGGCCTTGGTCAAGGCGTCGGCGGCGCGTCCGAAACGGCGGCTGCAACGGAGACCGCAACAAAAAGCATGGCGCGGTCGTTAAAATCGTTGGAAAACGCCATTCGCCGCGATATTGCAGTCAAGATAGCCGGCGGCAAGGCAACCCGTGAATATTATGAAGCATTGGCCAATCAGCGCGGGCTTGATGTTTCGCGGCTGAATCCGTTATTGTCCCAGCTTGACCGATATAACGTCAAAACAAATCGTGCGACACTGACGGTAGGGCAGTTCAACAATGCGCTGCGGCAGACGCCGGCACAGATTGCGGATATTGTTACCCAGCTTGCAGGCGGTCAAAGCCCGTTTTTGATTATGCTGCAACAGGGCGGTCAGTTGCGTGATATGTACGGCGGTTTCGGCGGCATGTTTAAGGGCTTGTCAACAATCATTACGCCTTCACGCCTTGCCGTTACTGGCCTTGCGGGCGGTGTGGCTGCGTTGGGTTATGCGATGTATCAGGGTATGGAGGAATCCCAAGAGTATCGCAAAGCCTTGATACTTGCCGGAGATGCAGCAGGAATTACCGCAAACCGTATGCAGGATATAGCCGTTTCCGTTGGGAATGCTACGGGCGGTTATGCTGATGCCCGCGCCGCCATTACCGCGCTGGTATCCAGCGGTAAGGTCGGAGCGGAAAATTACGAACAGTTTACCCGCGCTATTACGCTTCAAGCGCAGGCAACAGGGCAAAGTATCGACGACTTGGTCAAAAAATACGTTGAGATTGCTAAAGACCCGTTGCAGGCCGTAGTAGCTTTATCGGCGAATTACCGTACCATGACAGCCGATGTATACGCCCAAGTCAAAGCGTTGCAGGCGCAGGGAAGAGAGCAGGAAGCGGTGGCGTTGGTGCAGCGTAAATTCGCCGCCGAATCAGAAGAAATGTCCGCGCGCGTATTGGAAAACCTAGGCGCGATTGAGAGAGGCTGGAAAAGTATCAAAGAAACGGCTTCGGCGACATGGGATGCGCTGAAGTCTATCGGCAGAGATGAAACCAAAATCGACAGGCTGGCAGCGCTGAACAGCACTATCCAGCAAATCGAGGAATCGAAGCGCAATCCGGTTAATTCGCTGTTTTGGAGCGAGCGAGGCGAGCGGCGGTTGCAGGCGTTTTATGCCGAGCGTGCCAAATTGCAGGCGGAAATCAATCGAGAAAATGCCGCGGCAGAGGAAGCCAAGCGCAGGCAGGCGCAGATACAGTCCAGCACCGAAGCATCGGCAAGGCTGGCGCATTCGGCGGAAGCGGGCATTCCGAAACGTATATTGCTAGAACGTGAACTGGCGAAGATTGAGAAAGACAAGTTGGAAGCACTGAAAGGTGCGAACAGCGAACTTGCCAAGCGGCAAATCCTGCAAGATGCGGAATATGCCCGTGCGGCGGCGCTGGAGCGGTTCAAAGAGAAAACGCCCAAAGCCAAGAAACAGGCCGACCCGCTTAGAAGTTTGAGCGACAATCAGAAAAGATTGTACGGTTTGGCGAAAAGCGCGGGCGAAGACCCCGCAAAATGGCTGGCGTTGTATGAAATTGAGAGTGCCAGTGGTCGGCGGTTGGAAAACAAAAAGTCGGGCGCGTTGGGGCATTTTCAGATTATGCCCCAATATCTGCACGATTACGGTATCAGCCGCGCAGGAACTAAGGATTTAGCCACTTCGTTTAATGCGGTGCGGCGTCATCACCGGATCGGCAGTGCATCGTTGCAGCGCGCGCTTGGGCGCGAATTGACAGCGGGCGAATATTATCTAGGACATCAACAGGGATGGGGTGGCGCCAAAGCCCTGCTGACCAATCTTGATAAGAACGTGGTGGATGCACTGTCAACGATTATGAAGCGCGGCAGGGCAGTGGCGGCGGTAACGCAAAACGGCGGTCAGGTGAGCATGACCGCCCGTCAGTTTGCCGAAAAATGGGTTTCGCAGGCCAACAGATTGCAGGAACAGTTCGCGCAGAAAGGGTTCGGCAGTTTGGATGCCGGCGGCGGCGCGTATTTGCATGATTTAGCGGAAACGGCGTTTGATAAGTGGCAGCAGAAATTCACGGAGGGGCAGGAAAAAATCCGTGTGCAGGCCGCCCTGACGGCTGCGCATGTGGGCAAGTCTTTCAAGTATCAGCTTGAATTGATGAGCAATCCCGAGTTTGCCAATTTCACGGAAACCCAGCGGCAAACCGCTTTGGAGATGGCCAAGGCGGCAGATGCGCAGGAAGATTTGACTGCTGCGACCAAGAAATATGCCGATATTTCCAAGGAAATGAGCAAAAACACCCGCGAAAAGTTGGAAGACAAACTGTTTGAAATATCACTAATCGGCAAAACCCGTGAAGAAATTGAAAAGCTGACGTTGGCGCGTTTGTGGGACAAGCAAATCGCGCAAGCGCAGAAAGACGGTGCGCCTGCTGCGAGTATTGCACAGTTGGAGCGCGGCAAGGCTGATTCCATCGGCAGCCTGTCGCAAATGCAGTCCGCACAGAAAGCCGTTGCTAACGACTGGCAGGGCGGCATCAAGTCTGGGATTCAAAGCTATATCGATTCCTTCGGCACGATGCGGCAGAGCATGGAAAACGACACTGTTCAGACTTTCGACAAAATGGGGGACGCCTTAGCTGATTTTGTAGCGACAGGCAAACTTGACTTCCGAAATCTGACTGTTTCCATCTTGCAAGACTTGTCGAAAATGCTAATTAAAATGGCGATTGTAAACGCCATGAAGTCAGCATTGGGCGGGTATGCCGACGGCGGGGTCGTCGGCGGCGGTACGCAGTTTGACGCACTGTTTTCGAGCGGCGGCTATACCGGCGCGGGTGGCAAGTACGAACCGGCGGGCATCGTCCACAAGGGCGAAGTCGTGTTCTCGCAGCAGGACGTGCGCAACCACGGCGGCGTTGCCGCTGTCGAACGGTTGCGGCTGAAAGGCTACGCCGACGGCGGCGCGGTCGGGTTGCCGCCCGTATTGGCTGGCCGCTTCGGCGGGTCGGGCGGCGGGAATATGCAGGTCAACATTACCATCAACCGCAGCGGCGCGGCGGAATCTTCGGCGGAAGGTGATACCGAAATGGCTAAAAAGCTGGCCGAAGCGCTGCCGGGAATGGTCGAGCAGTGGTATTTGAAAAATGTGTACCGTGAAAACGGTACTTATCATAAATAG
- a CDS encoding phage portal protein encodes MAKQSNAAPRKRGFFARLFGRRDSVPQTARRNFAGARPVGSLASWQPQNWSADALARSDLDRLRARARSLARDNDYMRKFLNMVESNVVGRDGFALQMRVLLDNAATPDTLANKAIEEAFSRWARRGVCDVTGQLSFTDLQRLLIRGVARDGEVLVRHLSGFNNEYGYALQVLDIDRLDTGYNVPPQNGRNAVRMGVELNSYSRPVAYWLRTSHPGEAYGQTNTGNLRERVPAEQISHIFLHDRPEQRRGFPWVASAIIGLQNLSGYQEAAIIAARVGASKMGFFKQTEDADNFMPPIDGQEVDNGRGGIDLIDSVEPGTFHELPQGYDFTPFDPDYPHANYDAFVKASLRGIASGLNVAYHSLANDLEGVNFSSIRSGTLEERDTWMTLQNWFAESFLYDVFDRWIEAALLMGAIKMPSGKSLPAGKLDKFKACNWQGRRWSWVDPLKDINAHKEAVALSVKSRRDICTEMGLDFEDVIAQIEHENQILAAKGIAADVKPPPVAAEPESEDDPNEENKA; translated from the coding sequence ATGGCAAAACAATCAAATGCCGCGCCGCGAAAGCGCGGTTTTTTTGCGCGGTTGTTCGGCAGGCGGGATTCCGTCCCGCAAACAGCCCGCCGCAACTTTGCCGGAGCGCGTCCGGTCGGGTCGCTGGCTTCGTGGCAGCCGCAAAACTGGTCAGCGGACGCTTTGGCGCGGTCGGACCTTGACCGCCTGCGCGCCCGCGCGCGAAGCCTTGCGCGCGACAACGACTACATGCGCAAGTTTCTGAACATGGTCGAAAGTAACGTTGTCGGGCGCGATGGTTTTGCCCTGCAAATGCGTGTTTTGCTGGATAACGCCGCCACGCCCGATACGTTGGCGAACAAGGCCATCGAAGAAGCGTTTTCACGCTGGGCAAGGCGCGGGGTGTGCGATGTTACCGGCCAGTTGTCGTTTACCGACTTGCAACGGTTGCTGATTCGCGGTGTTGCCCGCGACGGCGAAGTGCTGGTTCGTCATCTTTCGGGTTTCAACAACGAATACGGCTATGCGTTGCAGGTGCTGGATATTGACCGTTTGGATACGGGATACAACGTACCGCCACAAAACGGGCGCAACGCCGTTCGTATGGGCGTTGAGCTAAACAGCTATTCCCGTCCGGTGGCGTACTGGCTGCGGACGTCGCATCCGGGCGAAGCATACGGACAGACGAATACCGGCAATTTACGCGAACGGGTGCCGGCAGAGCAAATCAGCCATATTTTCCTGCACGACCGCCCAGAGCAGCGGCGCGGCTTTCCGTGGGTGGCTTCGGCCATCATCGGCCTGCAAAACCTGTCGGGCTATCAGGAAGCGGCCATTATCGCCGCCCGCGTCGGTGCGTCGAAAATGGGTTTTTTCAAACAGACGGAAGACGCCGACAACTTCATGCCTCCGATTGACGGGCAAGAGGTCGATAACGGGCGCGGCGGCATTGATTTAATCGATTCGGTCGAGCCGGGCACATTTCACGAACTGCCGCAGGGTTACGACTTCACGCCGTTCGACCCCGATTATCCACACGCCAATTATGACGCATTCGTCAAAGCCAGCCTGCGCGGTATCGCCAGCGGTTTGAACGTGGCTTATCACAGCTTGGCGAACGACCTTGAGGGTGTGAACTTTTCCAGTATCCGCAGCGGGACGCTGGAGGAGCGCGACACATGGATGACGTTGCAAAACTGGTTTGCCGAATCGTTTTTGTATGACGTTTTCGACCGCTGGATTGAGGCGGCGTTGCTAATGGGCGCAATCAAGATGCCGTCCGGCAAATCGCTGCCGGCTGGCAAGCTGGACAAATTCAAGGCCTGCAACTGGCAGGGGCGGCGCTGGTCGTGGGTTGACCCGCTGAAAGATATTAACGCGCATAAAGAAGCGGTCGCGCTGTCGGTTAAATCCCGCCGTGATATTTGTACGGAAATGGGCTTAGATTTTGAGGATGTAATCGCCCAAATCGAACATGAAAACCAAATTTTGGCGGCGAAGGGAATCGCTGCCGATGTCAAACCGCCCCCTGTGGCGGCAGAACCAGAATCGGAGGATGACCCGAATGAAGAAAATAAAGCCTGA
- a CDS encoding DUF1799 domain-containing protein: protein MFGFSEDDFSEEEKTFGVWPCNWQAVQLFIALATQWRVGMSGATGLDYGAVAAVMDCHGIKPRKRKSMLRKIRAMEIEVLTMWAQEHE, encoded by the coding sequence TTGTTCGGTTTTTCTGAAGATGATTTCTCGGAAGAAGAAAAGACGTTCGGCGTATGGCCGTGCAACTGGCAGGCGGTGCAGTTGTTTATCGCGCTGGCGACGCAATGGCGGGTCGGCATGTCAGGCGCAACAGGGCTTGATTACGGTGCGGTAGCGGCAGTGATGGACTGCCACGGCATTAAGCCGAGGAAACGTAAATCCATGCTGCGGAAAATCCGCGCGATGGAGATTGAAGTGTTGACGATGTGGGCGCAAGAGCATGAATAA
- a CDS encoding phage tail protein, protein MAVKLPNGATVHIATALAAAKNVTAATNAAEAVLTSTAHGLVNGDFVLLKSGWGKLNERVFQVGGVATDTFKLVGIDTTNTDNFPAGSGGGTVQKITGWTNISQIIEFSTSGGEQQYVDFGFLEDDYEQQIPSTQSAMSISIKIADDPNLDGYKAAVKASDAGTQTPLKIVLKGGGQIVYNGYPSLNKTPEMTRNQLMAVTLSYAVSGPVNRY, encoded by the coding sequence ATGGCAGTTAAATTACCGAACGGCGCGACCGTTCACATTGCTACCGCCTTGGCGGCGGCAAAAAACGTAACGGCAGCGACCAACGCGGCGGAAGCGGTGCTGACTTCGACCGCGCACGGCTTGGTAAACGGCGATTTTGTATTGCTGAAAAGCGGCTGGGGCAAACTGAATGAACGTGTTTTCCAAGTTGGCGGCGTCGCTACCGATACTTTTAAACTGGTTGGCATCGATACGACCAATACAGATAACTTCCCGGCAGGTTCGGGCGGCGGTACGGTGCAGAAAATTACCGGCTGGACGAATATTTCACAAATCATTGAGTTTTCGACCAGCGGCGGCGAACAGCAGTACGTTGATTTCGGCTTCTTGGAAGACGACTACGAACAGCAGATTCCGTCCACGCAGTCGGCCATGTCGATTTCGATCAAGATTGCCGACGACCCAAACCTTGATGGTTACAAGGCGGCGGTCAAGGCTTCTGATGCCGGAACGCAAACGCCGTTGAAAATCGTACTGAAAGGCGGCGGTCAGATTGTATACAACGGCTATCCGAGCCTGAACAAAACGCCGGAGATGACCCGCAATCAGTTGATGGCGGTAACGTTGTCTTATGCGGTGTCGGGTCCGGTAAACCGTTATTGA
- a CDS encoding phage minor tail protein L, whose protein sequence is MSGVMLQALSATQQDVLVDLWQVDFREFGGEVFYYCGQVNELNKPVVWQGRAYEPLPIKAEGFETTSQGAGNRPTLTVSNIAGFVTAAAEQFNQMTGVTIIRRQTYAKFLDAVNFQSGKNPTADATQEVVSKYLVERLSALTAETATLELAAPSESDGAVVPARIMLANICCWKYRGEGCGYTGRAVADRFDIPTDDSKKDMCSGTLTGCRARFGATAVLPFGGFPSSDKVNT, encoded by the coding sequence ATGTCGGGTGTGATGTTGCAGGCGTTGAGTGCGACGCAGCAGGACGTGCTGGTCGATTTGTGGCAGGTGGATTTCCGCGAATTTGGCGGCGAGGTGTTTTACTATTGCGGTCAGGTAAACGAACTGAATAAACCTGTCGTCTGGCAGGGGCGGGCGTATGAGCCTTTGCCGATAAAGGCCGAAGGGTTTGAAACCACTTCACAGGGTGCGGGTAACCGTCCGACGCTGACTGTTTCGAATATTGCAGGATTCGTAACTGCGGCGGCGGAACAGTTCAATCAAATGACGGGGGTAACCATTATCCGCCGTCAGACTTATGCCAAATTTCTGGACGCGGTCAATTTCCAGTCGGGAAAGAATCCAACGGCTGATGCGACGCAGGAAGTTGTAAGTAAGTATTTGGTAGAACGGCTGTCGGCACTGACTGCCGAAACGGCAACCTTGGAACTGGCCGCGCCGTCCGAATCGGACGGCGCGGTTGTTCCCGCGCGGATCATGCTTGCGAATATCTGTTGTTGGAAATATCGCGGCGAAGGTTGCGGTTATACGGGGCGGGCAGTTGCAGATCGTTTCGATATACCGACTGACGACTCGAAAAAAGATATGTGCAGCGGCACGTTGACCGGTTGCCGTGCGCGCTTTGGCGCGACGGCTGTGTTACCGTTCGGCGGATTCCCGTCCAGTGATAAGGTGAATACATGA
- a CDS encoding tail assembly protein translates to MLHIVPRVSGAGKNGGIIQTVLGIVLIVVGAYTSWAGGGSLVAAGIGMVAGGVAQMLTKQPKLQTSKGIEDSKNTAFSNLANTSAQGRPVPLAYGLCYCGSRVVSQGVQSRRIDPAETAASSGAVAEIGLSKTFTAGVAAEAPNGQKYNTDFSDDSVRARNYTASFSKV, encoded by the coding sequence GTGCTGCATATCGTGCCGAGGGTTTCCGGCGCGGGTAAAAACGGCGGGATTATTCAGACGGTGCTGGGCATCGTCTTGATTGTTGTCGGTGCATATACAAGCTGGGCTGGCGGTGGCAGCCTTGTTGCAGCCGGCATCGGAATGGTTGCCGGCGGTGTTGCCCAAATGCTGACTAAGCAGCCGAAACTTCAGACGTCAAAAGGTATTGAGGACAGCAAAAACACGGCGTTTTCAAATCTGGCGAACACGTCAGCGCAGGGTAGGCCTGTTCCGCTTGCATACGGCTTGTGTTATTGCGGCAGCCGCGTTGTTTCGCAAGGGGTCCAGTCCCGCCGTATCGACCCTGCTGAAACGGCGGCATCTTCGGGTGCGGTGGCCGAAATTGGGCTGTCCAAAACATTTACGGCGGGCGTGGCGGCAGAAGCGCCGAACGGACAAAAGTACAACACAGATTTTTCTGACGACAGCGTAAGGGCGCGTAATTATACGGCGTCATTTAGTAAAGTTTAA
- a CDS encoding phage tail assembly chaperone: MAKLSLKPDATFRHIVKIPVPGSEPADVEFEFKQRGNKAMQQFTEKHVDGWNADTVLDCAVGWNLEDTFDKENVELMLDAYPMSVFAIVKGYIDEVYNAREGN, from the coding sequence ATGGCAAAACTATCTTTAAAACCTGATGCAACCTTCCGTCATATTGTAAAAATCCCCGTACCCGGCAGCGAACCGGCAGACGTTGAATTTGAATTTAAGCAGCGCGGCAATAAAGCAATGCAGCAGTTCACGGAAAAACATGTAGACGGCTGGAATGCCGATACGGTATTGGATTGTGCCGTGGGTTGGAATTTGGAAGATACATTCGATAAAGAAAATGTCGAATTGATGTTGGATGCGTATCCGATGTCTGTCTTCGCTATTGTTAAAGGTTATATTGACGAAGTCTATAACGCCCGCGAGGGAAACTGA
- a CDS encoding phage major capsid protein, whose product MKKIKPDKAQMQQMSRFAVFQRESVDVEKRTVEVAFSSEEPVERWFGDEVLSHAAGAVDLSRLNDGGAVLFNHDWDDQIGVIERAWIDADKRGRALVRFGNGTKAAEKFQDVQDGILRHISVGYRVEDMVLDNPNADDEDYRYIVTRWMPYEISFVTVPADPTVGVGRSAEPFIENPVNPTPEKGNRNMNKNQIPADAETPAAAIPAAAATDTSNTAERGMQNERARVSELLAIGRSYAAHGGIEAAEKVIKEGGSEAQLRAAIMANMQTKPIVTADEIGMTDKEQREFSLLRAMSAAATGKWDKAGLEREVSEELEKRHGRAAAGFFVPTDLIARAYSKGNAANGGNVIGNDFREDLFIELLRNRLAVAQLGATVLDGLVGDITIPKHLTGNTVQWVDENGSAAESNATFGQMSLKPKTVTANTELSRKFILQSSLSAEQFARSELLKAMMLGIDLAAINGKGTGNEPTGILNTAGIGAVEIGANGGVPEWKHIVALESAIAAANADIGDLAYITNARVRGLLKTKLKADGVSGYIWQDGATPLNGYRCAVSNQIPSNLTKGTAANKCSPLIFGNWADLMIAHWGVLDVVVDPYTKSTAGAVRITTLQDVDIAVRHVESFAAIKDIVAA is encoded by the coding sequence ATGAAGAAAATAAAGCCTGATAAGGCGCAAATGCAGCAAATGAGCCGCTTTGCCGTGTTTCAGCGTGAAAGCGTGGATGTTGAAAAACGGACGGTCGAAGTGGCGTTTTCCAGCGAAGAGCCGGTAGAACGCTGGTTCGGCGATGAAGTATTAAGTCATGCGGCGGGTGCCGTTGATTTGAGCCGCCTGAATGACGGCGGCGCAGTGCTGTTCAATCACGACTGGGACGACCAAATCGGCGTCATCGAACGGGCTTGGATTGATGCCGACAAGCGCGGCCGCGCCTTGGTACGCTTTGGCAACGGGACGAAAGCGGCGGAAAAATTCCAAGACGTGCAAGACGGCATCCTACGCCATATCAGCGTCGGCTACCGCGTGGAAGACATGGTATTGGACAATCCCAATGCAGACGATGAGGACTACCGTTACATCGTTACCCGCTGGATGCCTTATGAAATCAGTTTTGTAACCGTTCCGGCAGACCCGACAGTAGGTGTCGGCAGGTCGGCGGAACCATTTATTGAAAACCCTGTAAACCCAACCCCTGAAAAAGGAAACCGAAACATGAATAAAAATCAAATTCCCGCCGATGCGGAAACTCCCGCTGCTGCAATCCCTGCCGCCGCAGCAACCGATACCAGCAACACCGCCGAACGCGGTATGCAGAACGAACGCGCGCGCGTTTCCGAACTGCTGGCCATTGGTCGCAGTTACGCCGCCCACGGCGGTATCGAAGCAGCCGAAAAGGTTATTAAAGAGGGCGGCAGTGAAGCCCAATTACGCGCCGCCATCATGGCAAACATGCAGACGAAGCCGATCGTTACCGCCGATGAAATCGGCATGACTGATAAAGAACAGCGTGAATTTTCCCTTCTTCGTGCCATGTCTGCCGCCGCAACCGGCAAATGGGACAAAGCGGGCTTGGAACGCGAAGTGTCGGAAGAGTTGGAAAAACGGCATGGTCGCGCAGCGGCAGGTTTCTTTGTGCCGACTGATTTGATTGCCCGCGCTTACAGCAAAGGAAATGCGGCAAACGGCGGCAACGTCATCGGAAACGACTTCCGAGAAGACCTGTTTATCGAACTGTTGCGCAACCGACTTGCCGTTGCCCAGTTGGGCGCCACCGTACTGGACGGCTTGGTCGGCGACATCACCATTCCGAAACACCTGACCGGCAACACCGTTCAATGGGTGGATGAAAACGGCAGTGCGGCCGAATCGAACGCCACTTTCGGACAAATGAGCCTGAAACCGAAAACCGTTACCGCCAATACCGAATTGAGCCGCAAATTCATTTTGCAATCTTCGCTGTCTGCCGAACAGTTCGCCCGCAGCGAATTGTTGAAAGCCATGATGCTGGGTATCGATTTGGCGGCCATCAATGGCAAAGGTACCGGCAACGAACCGACCGGCATCCTGAACACCGCCGGCATCGGCGCGGTGGAAATCGGTGCGAACGGCGGTGTGCCCGAATGGAAGCATATCGTCGCTTTGGAAAGTGCCATTGCCGCCGCCAATGCCGACATCGGCGATTTGGCATACATCACCAATGCCCGCGTGCGCGGCCTGCTGAAAACCAAGCTGAAGGCCGACGGCGTATCCGGCTACATCTGGCAGGACGGCGCGACACCGCTGAACGGCTACCGTTGCGCGGTATCGAACCAAATTCCGTCCAACCTGACCAAAGGCACGGCGGCCAACAAATGCAGCCCGCTGATTTTCGGTAACTGGGCTGATTTGATGATTGCGCATTGGGGCGTTTTGGACGTGGTCGTTGACCCGTACACCAAGTCTACTGCGGGCGCGGTACGCATTACCACGTTGCAAGACGTGGATATTGCCGTCCGCCATGTCGAATCCTTCGCCGCCATTAAAGACATCGTGGCAGCATAA
- a CDS encoding DUF3310 domain-containing protein codes for MEKQDNINPSHYRSRAVECIEFTERLNFCMGNAFKYVWRHREKNGAEDLKKAQWYLQRQLDSCAVMHLLESEEYADLMEMLEKCRLDDLMQHVLEEILYHAFFESEESLLAAMCGVSELLKEYGDERT; via the coding sequence ATGGAAAAGCAAGACAACATTAACCCGTCGCACTATCGAAGCCGCGCCGTGGAATGTATTGAATTTACCGAACGGCTGAATTTCTGCATGGGTAATGCGTTTAAGTATGTTTGGCGTCATCGGGAAAAGAACGGCGCGGAGGATTTGAAAAAGGCGCAATGGTATTTGCAGCGGCAGCTTGATTCTTGTGCCGTAATGCATCTGTTGGAATCCGAAGAATACGCGGATTTAATGGAAATGCTGGAAAAATGCAGGCTGGACGATCTGATGCAGCATGTACTGGAAGAAATTCTCTATCACGCATTTTTTGAATCTGAAGAAAGTCTGCTTGCGGCAATGTGCGGTGTTTCCGAACTGTTGAAGGAATACGGCGATGAGCGGACATGA